Proteins encoded in a region of the Leopardus geoffroyi isolate Oge1 chromosome E2, O.geoffroyi_Oge1_pat1.0, whole genome shotgun sequence genome:
- the BCL2L12 gene encoding bcl-2-like protein 12 isoform X1, whose translation MAGSEELGLREDTLRVLAAFFRRGEAAGSPIPTPPRSPAQEEPTDFLSRLRRCLPCPLGRGAVPPESPRPCSLPLRPCYVSEPGPATPDFYALVAQRLEQLVQEQLRSPPSPGEVHRGPGEGGGWKGWQSSAPSRILFCPPRVTGSPTHREGSPAAEAGGPAGGRGRRHQPEAGLGPRPARKAGPPLRGLLRPPSGAVLLPGEQPSARSRTPLLALPWAPSAFPGAPGPPGPGHGAEPPRGRAGGHPGRTQRGARAQLRALDPGPRGLGGHPGHLTRGLELTPGLRSSSEAATD comes from the exons ATGGCAGGCTCGGAAGAGCTGGGGCTCCGGGAGGACACGCTGAGAGTCCTAGCGGCCTTCTTTAGGCGAGGTGAGGCCGCCGGGTCCCCCATTCCAACCCCACCCAG GAGTCCTGCCCAGGAGGAGCCAACAGATTTCCTGAGCCGTCTTCGAAGATGTCTTCCCTGCCCCCTGGGGCGAGGAGCAGTTCCCCCTGAGTCCCCTCGgccttgctccctgcccctccgcccATGCTATGTTTCAGAGCCTG GCCCAGCTACTCCGGATTTCTATGCTCTGGTGGCCCAGCGGCTAGAACAGCTGGTCCAAGAGCAACTGAGATCCCCACCTAGCCCAGGTGAGGTACACAGGGgccctggagaaggaggagggtggaAGGGTTGGCAGAGTTCTGCTCCCAGCCGAATTCTCTTCTGTCCCCCCAGAGTTACAGGGTCCCCCACCCACAGAGAAGGAAGCCCTGCTGCGGAAGCTGGTGGCCCTGCTGGAGGAAGAGGCAGACGTCATCAACCAGAAG ctGGCCTTGGACCCCGCCCTGCGCGGAAAGCTGGCCCGCCTCTCCGCGGGCTCCTTCGCCCGCCTAGTGGAGCTGTTCTCCTGCCGGGAGAGCAGCCCTCTGCCCGGTCGCGCACGCCCCTCCttgccctgccctgggccccctcCGCCTTCCCCGGAGCCCCTGGCCCGCCTGGCCCTGGCCATGGAGCTGAGCCGCCGCGTGGCCGGGCTGGGGGGCACCCTGGCCGGACTCAGCGTGGAGCACGTGCACAGCTTCGCGCCCTGGATCCAGGCCCACGGGGGCTGG GAGGGCATCCTGGCCATCTCACCCGTGGACTTGAACTTACCCCTGGACTGAGATCTTCCTCAGAAGCTGCTACAGATTAG
- the BCL2L12 gene encoding bcl-2-like protein 12 isoform X2: MAGSEELGLREDTLRVLAAFFRRGEAAGSPIPTPPRSPAQEEPTDFLSRLRRCLPCPLGRGAVPPESPRPCSLPLRPCYVSEPGPATPDFYALVAQRLEQLVQEQLRSPPSPELQGPPPTEKEALLRKLVALLEEEADVINQKLALDPALRGKLARLSAGSFARLVELFSCRESSPLPGRARPSLPCPGPPPPSPEPLARLALAMELSRRVAGLGGTLAGLSVEHVHSFAPWIQAHGGWEGILAISPVDLNLPLD; encoded by the exons ATGGCAGGCTCGGAAGAGCTGGGGCTCCGGGAGGACACGCTGAGAGTCCTAGCGGCCTTCTTTAGGCGAGGTGAGGCCGCCGGGTCCCCCATTCCAACCCCACCCAG GAGTCCTGCCCAGGAGGAGCCAACAGATTTCCTGAGCCGTCTTCGAAGATGTCTTCCCTGCCCCCTGGGGCGAGGAGCAGTTCCCCCTGAGTCCCCTCGgccttgctccctgcccctccgcccATGCTATGTTTCAGAGCCTG GCCCAGCTACTCCGGATTTCTATGCTCTGGTGGCCCAGCGGCTAGAACAGCTGGTCCAAGAGCAACTGAGATCCCCACCTAGCCCAG AGTTACAGGGTCCCCCACCCACAGAGAAGGAAGCCCTGCTGCGGAAGCTGGTGGCCCTGCTGGAGGAAGAGGCAGACGTCATCAACCAGAAG ctGGCCTTGGACCCCGCCCTGCGCGGAAAGCTGGCCCGCCTCTCCGCGGGCTCCTTCGCCCGCCTAGTGGAGCTGTTCTCCTGCCGGGAGAGCAGCCCTCTGCCCGGTCGCGCACGCCCCTCCttgccctgccctgggccccctcCGCCTTCCCCGGAGCCCCTGGCCCGCCTGGCCCTGGCCATGGAGCTGAGCCGCCGCGTGGCCGGGCTGGGGGGCACCCTGGCCGGACTCAGCGTGGAGCACGTGCACAGCTTCGCGCCCTGGATCCAGGCCCACGGGGGCTGG GAGGGCATCCTGGCCATCTCACCCGTGGACTTGAACTTACCCCTGGACTGA
- the BCL2L12 gene encoding bcl-2-like protein 12 isoform X3 — protein MAGSEELGLREDTLRVLAAFFRRGEAAGSPIPTPPRSPAQEEPTDFLSRLRRCLPCPLGRGAVPPESPRPCSLPLRPCYVSEPGPATPDFYALVAQRLEQLVQEQLRSPPSPELQGPPPTEKEALLRKLVALLEEEADVINQKEGILAISPVDLNLPLD, from the exons ATGGCAGGCTCGGAAGAGCTGGGGCTCCGGGAGGACACGCTGAGAGTCCTAGCGGCCTTCTTTAGGCGAGGTGAGGCCGCCGGGTCCCCCATTCCAACCCCACCCAG GAGTCCTGCCCAGGAGGAGCCAACAGATTTCCTGAGCCGTCTTCGAAGATGTCTTCCCTGCCCCCTGGGGCGAGGAGCAGTTCCCCCTGAGTCCCCTCGgccttgctccctgcccctccgcccATGCTATGTTTCAGAGCCTG GCCCAGCTACTCCGGATTTCTATGCTCTGGTGGCCCAGCGGCTAGAACAGCTGGTCCAAGAGCAACTGAGATCCCCACCTAGCCCAG AGTTACAGGGTCCCCCACCCACAGAGAAGGAAGCCCTGCTGCGGAAGCTGGTGGCCCTGCTGGAGGAAGAGGCAGACGTCATCAACCAGAAG GAGGGCATCCTGGCCATCTCACCCGTGGACTTGAACTTACCCCTGGACTGA
- the IRF3 gene encoding interferon regulatory factor 3 isoform X1 — MGPQPTNCSLSAGRTMGTQKPRILPWLKLQLDLGRLEGVAWLDESRTRFRIPWKHGLRQDAQQEDFGIFQAWAEASGAYTPGKDKPDLPTWKRNFRSALNRKEVLRLAEDRSKDPHDPHKVYEFVNSGAGDFPELDTSPDTNSRCSPSDTQEDILEELLSDMALAPFPDGGPSSLPMVPEETPPFLLSPSVDIPAPCPNLQPPENPLRRLLVPEEEWEFEVTAFYRGRQVSQQTALCPGGLRLVASDADQTLPGQPIILPDPGVSLTDRGVMGYVRRVLSCLGGGLALWRAEQRLCARRLGHCHTYWALGEELLPDSGHGPSGEVPKDEEGDVFDLKPFVAELIAFIEGSGHSPRYTLWFCVGEPWPQDQPWIKKLVMVKVVPTCLRALLDMARSGGASSLETTVDLHISNSYPLSLTSDQYKAYLQDLVEDMDF; from the exons ATGGGCCCCCAGCCCACAAACTGCTCTCTAAGCGCAGGCCGAACCATGGGCACCCAAAAGCCGCGGATCCTGCCCTGGCTGAAGTTGCAGCTGGACTTGGGGCGGCTGGAGGGGGTGGCCTGGCTGGACGAGAGTCGCACGCGCTTCCGCATCCCGTGGAAGCACGGCTTGCGCCAGGATGCCCAGCAGGAGGACTTCGGCATCTTCCAG GCCTGGGCCGAGGCCAGCGGCGCCTACACTCCTGGAAAGGATAAACCTGATCTGCCCACCTGGAAGAGGAATTTCCGATCGGCCCTGAACCGGAAGGAGGTGTTGCGTTTAGCCGAGGACCGGAGCAAGGACCCCCACGACCCCCACAAGGTCTATGAGTTTGTGAACTCAG GAGCTGGGGACTTTCCTGAGTTGGACACCTCTCCAGATACCAATAGCAGATGCAGTCCCTCTGACACCCAG gaAGACATACTGGAGGAGTTACTGAGTGACATGGCCTTGGCCCCATTCCCAGATGGGGGGCCCTCGAGCCTGCCTATGGTCCCTGAGGAGACCCCTCCGTTCTTGCTGAGCCCCAGCGTAGacatccctgccccctgcccaaaCCTGCAGCCCCCGGAAAACCCACTGAGGCGGCTGTTGGTGCCTGAGGAAG AGTGGGAGTTCGAGGTGACTGCCTTCTACCGGGGCCGCCAAGTCTCCCAGCAGACTGCCCTCTGCCCGGGGGGCCTGCGGCTGGTGGCGTCAGATGCAGACCAGACACTGCCTGGACAGCCAATAATCCTGCCAGACCCCGGGGTGTCGCTGACGGACAGGGGCGTGATGGGCTACGTGAGGCGTGTGCTGAGCTGCCTCGGTGGGGGGCTAGCTCTGTGGAGGGCGGAACAGCGGCTCTGCGCCCGGAGGCTGGGGCACTGTCACACGTACTGGGCCTTGGGCGAGGAGCTCCTCCCTGACAGTGGCCACGGGCCCAGCGGCGAGGTCCCCAAGGATGAGGAAGGAGACGTGTTCGACCTGAAGCCCTTCGTGGCAG AACTGATTGCCTTCATTGAAGGAAGCGGACACTCACCACGCTACACCCTCTGGTTCTGCGTTGGGGAGCCATGGCCCCAGGACCAGCCGTGGATCAAGAAGCTCGTGATGGTCAAG GTTGTTCCCACTTGTCTCAGGGCCCTGCTGGACATGGCACGGTCAGGGGGCGCCTCTTCACTGGAGACCACCGTGGACCTGCACATCTCCAACAGCTACCCACTGTCCCTCACCTCGGACCAGTACAAGGCCTACCTCCAGGACCTGGTCGAAGACATGGATTTCTAG
- the IRF3 gene encoding interferon regulatory factor 3 isoform X2 produces MGTQKPRILPWLKLQLDLGRLEGVAWLDESRTRFRIPWKHGLRQDAQQEDFGIFQAWAEASGAYTPGKDKPDLPTWKRNFRSALNRKEVLRLAEDRSKDPHDPHKVYEFVNSGAGDFPELDTSPDTNSRCSPSDTQEDILEELLSDMALAPFPDGGPSSLPMVPEETPPFLLSPSVDIPAPCPNLQPPENPLRRLLVPEEEWEFEVTAFYRGRQVSQQTALCPGGLRLVASDADQTLPGQPIILPDPGVSLTDRGVMGYVRRVLSCLGGGLALWRAEQRLCARRLGHCHTYWALGEELLPDSGHGPSGEVPKDEEGDVFDLKPFVAELIAFIEGSGHSPRYTLWFCVGEPWPQDQPWIKKLVMVKVVPTCLRALLDMARSGGASSLETTVDLHISNSYPLSLTSDQYKAYLQDLVEDMDF; encoded by the exons ATGGGCACCCAAAAGCCGCGGATCCTGCCCTGGCTGAAGTTGCAGCTGGACTTGGGGCGGCTGGAGGGGGTGGCCTGGCTGGACGAGAGTCGCACGCGCTTCCGCATCCCGTGGAAGCACGGCTTGCGCCAGGATGCCCAGCAGGAGGACTTCGGCATCTTCCAG GCCTGGGCCGAGGCCAGCGGCGCCTACACTCCTGGAAAGGATAAACCTGATCTGCCCACCTGGAAGAGGAATTTCCGATCGGCCCTGAACCGGAAGGAGGTGTTGCGTTTAGCCGAGGACCGGAGCAAGGACCCCCACGACCCCCACAAGGTCTATGAGTTTGTGAACTCAG GAGCTGGGGACTTTCCTGAGTTGGACACCTCTCCAGATACCAATAGCAGATGCAGTCCCTCTGACACCCAG gaAGACATACTGGAGGAGTTACTGAGTGACATGGCCTTGGCCCCATTCCCAGATGGGGGGCCCTCGAGCCTGCCTATGGTCCCTGAGGAGACCCCTCCGTTCTTGCTGAGCCCCAGCGTAGacatccctgccccctgcccaaaCCTGCAGCCCCCGGAAAACCCACTGAGGCGGCTGTTGGTGCCTGAGGAAG AGTGGGAGTTCGAGGTGACTGCCTTCTACCGGGGCCGCCAAGTCTCCCAGCAGACTGCCCTCTGCCCGGGGGGCCTGCGGCTGGTGGCGTCAGATGCAGACCAGACACTGCCTGGACAGCCAATAATCCTGCCAGACCCCGGGGTGTCGCTGACGGACAGGGGCGTGATGGGCTACGTGAGGCGTGTGCTGAGCTGCCTCGGTGGGGGGCTAGCTCTGTGGAGGGCGGAACAGCGGCTCTGCGCCCGGAGGCTGGGGCACTGTCACACGTACTGGGCCTTGGGCGAGGAGCTCCTCCCTGACAGTGGCCACGGGCCCAGCGGCGAGGTCCCCAAGGATGAGGAAGGAGACGTGTTCGACCTGAAGCCCTTCGTGGCAG AACTGATTGCCTTCATTGAAGGAAGCGGACACTCACCACGCTACACCCTCTGGTTCTGCGTTGGGGAGCCATGGCCCCAGGACCAGCCGTGGATCAAGAAGCTCGTGATGGTCAAG GTTGTTCCCACTTGTCTCAGGGCCCTGCTGGACATGGCACGGTCAGGGGGCGCCTCTTCACTGGAGACCACCGTGGACCTGCACATCTCCAACAGCTACCCACTGTCCCTCACCTCGGACCAGTACAAGGCCTACCTCCAGGACCTGGTCGAAGACATGGATTTCTAG
- the IRF3 gene encoding interferon regulatory factor 3 isoform X3, which translates to MALAPFPDGGPSSLPMVPEETPPFLLSPSVDIPAPCPNLQPPENPLRRLLVPEEEWEFEVTAFYRGRQVSQQTALCPGGLRLVASDADQTLPGQPIILPDPGVSLTDRGVMGYVRRVLSCLGGGLALWRAEQRLCARRLGHCHTYWALGEELLPDSGHGPSGEVPKDEEGDVFDLKPFVAELIAFIEGSGHSPRYTLWFCVGEPWPQDQPWIKKLVMVKVVPTCLRALLDMARSGGASSLETTVDLHISNSYPLSLTSDQYKAYLQDLVEDMDF; encoded by the exons ATGGCCTTGGCCCCATTCCCAGATGGGGGGCCCTCGAGCCTGCCTATGGTCCCTGAGGAGACCCCTCCGTTCTTGCTGAGCCCCAGCGTAGacatccctgccccctgcccaaaCCTGCAGCCCCCGGAAAACCCACTGAGGCGGCTGTTGGTGCCTGAGGAAG AGTGGGAGTTCGAGGTGACTGCCTTCTACCGGGGCCGCCAAGTCTCCCAGCAGACTGCCCTCTGCCCGGGGGGCCTGCGGCTGGTGGCGTCAGATGCAGACCAGACACTGCCTGGACAGCCAATAATCCTGCCAGACCCCGGGGTGTCGCTGACGGACAGGGGCGTGATGGGCTACGTGAGGCGTGTGCTGAGCTGCCTCGGTGGGGGGCTAGCTCTGTGGAGGGCGGAACAGCGGCTCTGCGCCCGGAGGCTGGGGCACTGTCACACGTACTGGGCCTTGGGCGAGGAGCTCCTCCCTGACAGTGGCCACGGGCCCAGCGGCGAGGTCCCCAAGGATGAGGAAGGAGACGTGTTCGACCTGAAGCCCTTCGTGGCAG AACTGATTGCCTTCATTGAAGGAAGCGGACACTCACCACGCTACACCCTCTGGTTCTGCGTTGGGGAGCCATGGCCCCAGGACCAGCCGTGGATCAAGAAGCTCGTGATGGTCAAG GTTGTTCCCACTTGTCTCAGGGCCCTGCTGGACATGGCACGGTCAGGGGGCGCCTCTTCACTGGAGACCACCGTGGACCTGCACATCTCCAACAGCTACCCACTGTCCCTCACCTCGGACCAGTACAAGGCCTACCTCCAGGACCTGGTCGAAGACATGGATTTCTAG